One window of the Dehalococcoidia bacterium genome contains the following:
- the rpsD gene encoding 30S ribosomal protein S4: MARYIGAVCRICRRQNEKLMLKGERCLSRKCALDRRSFPPGQQKSHRRKVSDRGLQLREKQKARFTYGVVERQFRRHFDDAVRRPGATGEILLQILEMRLDNVVYRLGFADSRSQARQLVRHGHIVVNGRKVDIPSYATHIGDEIGLREGDKERTYYKVVAQQVGTKTVSGWLKLDAEKLTGKVLSIPSRNDVDLRINEKVIVEYYSR; encoded by the coding sequence ATGGCTCGATATATAGGAGCAGTTTGTCGGATATGTAGACGGCAGAATGAAAAGCTGATGCTTAAAGGTGAGCGTTGCTTGTCAAGAAAGTGTGCTCTCGATAGACGCAGCTTTCCTCCCGGGCAGCAAAAATCTCATAGAAGAAAGGTCTCGGACAGAGGATTACAGCTCAGGGAAAAACAGAAGGCCAGGTTTACTTATGGCGTAGTTGAGAGGCAGTTCCGCAGACACTTCGATGATGCTGTGAGGCGTCCCGGCGCGACAGGTGAAATCTTGTTACAGATACTTGAGATGAGACTCGATAATGTCGTTTATAGGCTGGGCTTTGCTGATTCGAGGAGCCAGGCTAGACAACTGGTACGCCACGGGCATATCGTAGTGAACGGGAGGAAAGTAGATATCCCGTCCTATGCTACTCATATAGGAGATGAAATCGGTCTGCGCGAGGGTGATAAAGAGAGGACGTATTACAAAGTGGTCGCCCAGCAGGTAGGTACAAAAACGGTATCGGGATGGCTTAAGCTGGACGCAGAGAAGCTTACAGGGAAGGTGCTCTCTATCCCCAGCCGGAACGATGTTGATTTAAGAATTAATGAGAAGGTTATAGTTGAATATTATTCCAGATAG
- a CDS encoding DNA-directed RNA polymerase subunit alpha, with the protein MTEAVLPQIECSELSEKYGRFVIEPLERGYGVTLGNALRRVLLNSITGSAVTWMMIDGIQHEFSTIPNVKEDTVDFILNVKSIRLRALSLRGGKLTLRCKGEREVTAGDIEPSADFEIVNPDLHLATLDSSDSKLVVEFNVEQGKGYRLAGKAEGLPIGAIPIDAIFTPIRRVNYKIETVALEELHGYERLAIDIWTDGTISPVEAVSQSAQMLIEYFQLFYELAKVPLRVGEKQPRLPIPLEQYNMPIEELDLSVRTFNCLKRAGITKVGELFEKNEEDLLSIKNFGQKALDELREQMKIKGLNPPNLFKGEASDDEPSEDITGEDE; encoded by the coding sequence TTGACAGAGGCTGTACTACCGCAAATAGAGTGTTCAGAGCTCTCGGAAAAATACGGGCGTTTCGTCATAGAACCCCTTGAAAGGGGTTATGGTGTTACGCTGGGAAATGCTCTCAGAAGAGTATTGTTAAACTCCATCACCGGGTCGGCCGTGACGTGGATGATGATCGATGGTATTCAGCACGAGTTTTCAACTATTCCAAATGTTAAAGAGGATACCGTTGATTTTATCTTGAATGTAAAATCAATTCGCTTACGGGCTTTATCCTTGCGAGGCGGCAAGTTGACGTTAAGGTGTAAGGGGGAGCGCGAGGTCACGGCTGGCGATATCGAGCCTTCTGCCGACTTTGAGATAGTAAATCCTGATTTGCACCTTGCGACGCTTGATTCATCCGATTCTAAACTTGTAGTGGAATTCAACGTCGAACAGGGAAAGGGTTATCGTCTGGCCGGAAAAGCCGAAGGACTGCCGATTGGGGCTATTCCGATTGATGCGATTTTTACTCCTATAAGAAGGGTAAACTACAAGATAGAGACGGTTGCGCTTGAAGAACTCCACGGCTATGAGCGTCTAGCTATTGATATATGGACGGATGGCACTATTTCACCGGTGGAGGCAGTTAGTCAAAGCGCTCAAATGCTTATTGAGTATTTCCAACTCTTTTATGAGCTTGCGAAAGTGCCGCTGCGTGTCGGAGAAAAACAGCCTCGTCTTCCTATACCGCTAGAGCAATATAATATGCCTATTGAAGAGCTTGATCTCTCTGTTCGCACGTTCAATTGCTTGAAGCGAGCCGGAATTACAAAAGTCGGGGAGCTGTTTGAAAAGAACGAGGAAGACCTTTTGAGCATAAAGAATTTCGGGCAGAAAGCCCTTGACGAGCTTAGGGAGCAGATGAAAATAAAAGGGCTTAATCCCCCCAATCTTTTCAAGGGTGAGGCATCTGATGATGAGCCTTCGGAGGATATAACGGGGGAGGATGAATAA
- the rplQ gene encoding 50S ribosomal protein L17: MRHGVSGRSFSRSTSHRVMMYRNLVTDLLRYEKIVTTEAKAKEVRGFAERMITLGKDGTLQSRRQVLAFINDKQVADKLFDEIAPKYAQRAGGYVRLVRIGRRAGDAAPTAQLELVK, from the coding sequence ATGAGACACGGAGTTTCAGGCAGGAGTTTTTCCAGGTCTACTTCTCATAGGGTAATGATGTATCGTAACCTGGTTACAGATCTGTTAAGGTATGAGAAAATTGTCACCACTGAGGCTAAAGCTAAAGAGGTGCGCGGTTTCGCGGAACGCATGATAACGCTCGGCAAGGACGGCACATTGCAGAGCAGACGTCAGGTGCTCGCGTTTATCAATGACAAGCAGGTTGCAGACAAGCTGTTTGACGAGATCGCGCCTAAATATGCCCAGAGGGCTGGAGGATATGTTCGCCTCGTAAGGATCGGGCGGAGAGCCGGTGACGCCGCGCCTACGGCTCAGCTTGAATTAGTGAAGTAG
- the truA gene encoding tRNA pseudouridine(38-40) synthase TruA — protein sequence MRIALTIEYDGTRYYGSQRQRNVPTIQGELEEAIAKVSGEYVRTVFAGRTDQGVHAKGQVAVFETNSRLKLDNITKALNFYLPEDIAVKEAHKVRDDFDPRRGALSREYCYYIWNESTRSPLRRRDALLVRRPLEISIMDEACKILEGTHDFAPFASALEGRINTTRTVYRAGTYREGSMVSCVVEASAFLPHQMRMTVGSLLKVGLKVSDIAAFRKIFESGKPATAGPAVPPHGLFLMKVNYPGDEI from the coding sequence TTGAGAATTGCTCTTACGATTGAATATGACGGAACAAGATATTACGGCTCTCAAAGACAGAGAAATGTTCCGACGATACAGGGGGAATTGGAAGAAGCTATAGCTAAGGTTTCGGGAGAATATGTTCGAACGGTGTTCGCCGGACGCACCGATCAGGGTGTTCATGCAAAAGGTCAGGTGGCCGTATTCGAAACCAATTCGCGCCTTAAACTTGATAATATTACTAAAGCGTTAAACTTTTATTTACCGGAAGACATTGCTGTTAAGGAGGCCCATAAAGTCAGAGACGATTTCGATCCGAGGAGGGGAGCGCTGAGCCGGGAGTATTGTTACTATATCTGGAATGAGTCGACTCGGTCTCCTCTAAGGCGGCGTGATGCATTGCTGGTGCGGCGGCCTCTTGAAATTAGCATCATGGACGAAGCATGTAAGATATTGGAAGGTACACATGACTTCGCACCGTTTGCAAGCGCTTTAGAAGGACGCATAAATACAACCCGTACGGTTTATCGTGCTGGCACGTACAGAGAAGGATCGATGGTCAGTTGCGTCGTAGAAGCCAGTGCGTTTCTTCCTCATCAGATGAGGATGACGGTGGGGTCTCTGTTAAAGGTTGGTTTAAAAGTTAGCGATATAGCGGCTTTCCGTAAAATATTCGAATCCGGAAAGCCTGCAACGGCAGGGCCGGCAGTGCCGCCACATGGTTTATTTTTGATGAAAGTGAATTATCCTGGTGATGAAATATGA
- the rplM gene encoding 50S ribosomal protein L13 encodes MKTYSIKAGEIDRQWHVIDASDKTLGRLASEVAVILMGKDKPTFSNHINVGDYVVVINAAKIKVTGNKDKQKMYYSHSNYPGGLRTVSYSDMLKKNPEKIITSAVKGMIPRNRLGRQIMSRLKVYAGDEHPHQAQIGKSDKGE; translated from the coding sequence ATGAAGACTTATAGTATTAAAGCAGGCGAAATTGATCGGCAGTGGCATGTTATTGATGCATCTGATAAGACTTTAGGGCGTCTTGCATCCGAAGTGGCAGTAATATTGATGGGTAAGGATAAACCGACTTTCTCAAACCATATCAATGTGGGAGACTATGTAGTCGTAATAAATGCTGCCAAGATTAAGGTGACCGGGAATAAAGATAAGCAGAAGATGTATTACAGTCATTCTAACTATCCCGGCGGGCTGAGAACCGTAAGTTATTCAGATATGCTGAAGAAAAATCCGGAAAAAATAATCACATCCGCGGTTAAAGGCATGATCCCCCGCAACAGGCTTGGGCGTCAGATAATGAGCAGGCTTAAAGTATATGCGGGGGATGAGCATCCGCATCAGGCTCAAATAGGGAAATCCGACAAGGGGGAATAA
- the rpsI gene encoding 30S ribosomal protein S9, with protein sequence MGERGYLHATGRRKSAVAQVRINSGGGAVIVNGKPLEEMFPIERHRNTVLEPLVATDSLEKYSITVKVKGGGCAGQAVAVRHGIARALVEVDDSQKKLLKSKGLLTRDARVKERKKYGLVKARKAKQYTKR encoded by the coding sequence TTGGGCGAGAGAGGTTATCTACACGCAACAGGTAGAAGAAAGTCTGCTGTAGCGCAGGTGCGCATCAATTCGGGTGGTGGTGCCGTTATAGTTAATGGCAAGCCTCTTGAGGAGATGTTTCCGATTGAGAGACACAGAAACACGGTATTAGAGCCGTTGGTTGCAACGGACAGTCTCGAAAAATACAGCATCACTGTTAAGGTTAAGGGTGGAGGTTGTGCGGGACAGGCGGTTGCTGTCAGGCACGGCATAGCCCGGGCATTGGTAGAGGTTGACGATAGTCAGAAGAAACTGCTTAAAAGTAAGGGGCTTCTCACGCGCGACGCTCGTGTTAAAGAGCGAAAAAAGTATGGCCTTGTCAAGGCTCGAAAAGCGAAACAGTACACCAAGCGTTAG
- a CDS encoding bifunctional phosphoglucose/phosphomannose isomerase, with product MTVNLDDQQLYEKLDTTNLHERIQNLPKQCRQAWQSALTLPLPEDFNSIDKIVVLGMGGSAIGGDLLRSMVSLQSNIDVIVQRDYDLPKSVNEKTLVIASSYSGNTEETLSAFSQALETPCKKFVITTGGKISELAARNGVPLLSFGFSSEPRAALGCSLFSLLAFMRKLGIIPDELLKIDESLDALNKLSTQLSKDIPMESNPAKQLAAKLFDRLVIVYGAGILTSVAYRWKTQINENSKAWAFSETLPELNHNAVVGYQFPAGMADKLFVVMLRSEDLHPRTLKRYEITSDILAKAHVPHEVIDTSGKTPLCRMMNSILMGDFVSYYLAILYKINPSPVEIIDYLKKALSS from the coding sequence ATGACAGTAAATTTAGATGATCAGCAGCTATATGAAAAGCTCGACACCACGAACCTTCATGAGCGCATACAAAATCTGCCTAAACAGTGCCGGCAGGCGTGGCAGAGCGCCTTAACATTGCCTTTGCCCGAAGACTTCAATAGTATCGACAAGATCGTAGTTCTGGGTATGGGAGGTTCCGCAATAGGCGGCGACTTGTTGCGGTCGATGGTAAGCCTTCAAAGCAATATCGATGTCATAGTGCAGAGGGACTACGACCTGCCGAAATCGGTGAATGAAAAAACACTTGTCATAGCCTCCAGCTACTCAGGAAATACCGAGGAGACCCTATCAGCTTTCAGCCAGGCGCTGGAAACACCTTGTAAAAAGTTCGTTATAACCACAGGCGGCAAGATCAGTGAACTGGCGGCACGAAACGGCGTACCGCTTCTATCCTTTGGATTCAGCTCTGAGCCGAGAGCGGCGCTGGGATGCAGCTTATTCTCACTTCTGGCGTTCATGCGCAAACTAGGCATCATCCCGGACGAGCTACTGAAAATCGATGAATCACTGGACGCACTGAATAAATTATCGACGCAGCTAAGTAAAGACATCCCGATGGAAAGCAACCCCGCCAAGCAATTGGCGGCGAAGCTATTCGACCGTCTCGTAATTGTTTACGGTGCCGGTATATTAACAAGCGTAGCTTACAGATGGAAAACGCAAATCAACGAAAACAGCAAGGCCTGGGCCTTCTCCGAAACACTACCCGAGCTTAACCACAACGCCGTCGTAGGTTACCAGTTTCCCGCTGGTATGGCCGATAAACTGTTCGTAGTTATGCTGCGATCCGAAGACTTGCATCCGCGCACACTCAAGCGTTACGAAATCACAAGCGATATCCTAGCCAAAGCGCATGTTCCTCACGAGGTCATCGATACCAGCGGTAAGACTCCCCTATGCCGCATGATGAACTCTATCCTGATGGGAGACTTTGTAAGCTACTACTTGGCAATTTTATATAAAATCAACCCCTCGCCGGTGGAGATCATCGATTATCTAAAGAAAGCGCTCTCTTCATAA
- a CDS encoding phosphoglucomutase/phosphomannomutase family protein, whose protein sequence is MASKIKFGTDGWRAIIAEDFTFDNVRICAQSAAGYMKSAGLAKKGMVIGYDTRFASERFAAAAAEVVAANGIKVYLCDSAAPTPVISYSILDFKAGGGIIITASHNPGQWNGFKFKQGDARSASPEVITELEKGISRLQSGAAGIKQISLDDAIEKGTVVKFDPAPAYIKHLGDMVDIEKIRRNGINIAVDSMYGAGAGYFRNILGGGKTKITEIHKKRNPLFPGLQPEPIAHNLTELSTKIKQIRADVGFATDGDADRIGIMDEKGEFITTLQTYALIALYLLEVQGQRGPIIKTITTTNMLFRLGEIFKVPVYETPVGFKYVAPLMLEKDALMGGEESGGYGYRGHMPERDGILSALFFLDLMIKLKKSPSQLIKYLYSKVGPHYFDRLDVDFPQEEREAIMKRLTDSRPSSIAGTAVREVETRDGFRFLMKDGSWLLIRFSGTEPIMRIYSESDSMKKVKTFLGEGKKLAGVK, encoded by the coding sequence TTGGCTTCGAAGATCAAATTCGGCACGGACGGATGGCGTGCAATCATCGCCGAGGATTTCACCTTCGACAACGTTCGAATCTGTGCCCAATCCGCGGCCGGTTACATGAAGTCGGCTGGCCTTGCCAAGAAAGGCATGGTCATAGGCTATGACACCCGATTCGCCTCGGAGCGCTTCGCCGCAGCAGCAGCCGAGGTTGTGGCCGCCAACGGCATCAAGGTTTATCTATGCGATAGCGCCGCACCTACACCGGTTATCAGCTATTCGATCCTGGATTTTAAAGCCGGCGGCGGTATCATCATAACCGCCAGCCACAATCCCGGACAGTGGAACGGCTTCAAATTCAAGCAGGGCGACGCTCGCAGCGCCTCCCCAGAAGTAATAACAGAACTGGAAAAGGGAATATCCCGTTTACAGTCCGGCGCAGCAGGGATCAAACAAATCAGCCTAGACGACGCGATTGAAAAAGGTACCGTCGTAAAATTCGACCCGGCGCCTGCCTATATAAAGCATCTCGGTGATATGGTAGATATAGAGAAGATCAGGCGCAACGGTATAAACATCGCCGTCGACTCCATGTATGGCGCGGGTGCGGGATATTTCCGTAATATACTCGGCGGCGGAAAGACGAAGATTACGGAGATTCACAAGAAGCGCAACCCCCTCTTCCCCGGCCTCCAGCCGGAACCGATAGCGCACAACCTTACGGAGTTATCGACGAAGATAAAACAAATCCGAGCCGACGTCGGATTTGCCACCGATGGAGACGCCGACCGCATAGGGATCATGGACGAGAAAGGCGAATTTATCACAACGCTTCAGACATACGCACTGATCGCCCTATACCTTCTCGAAGTGCAGGGACAGCGCGGCCCGATAATCAAAACGATAACTACTACGAATATGCTGTTCCGCCTGGGCGAGATATTCAAGGTGCCCGTTTATGAAACTCCTGTAGGATTTAAATATGTAGCGCCGCTAATGCTGGAAAAAGATGCCTTGATGGGCGGCGAGGAAAGCGGAGGATACGGATATCGCGGCCATATGCCGGAACGAGATGGAATTCTATCAGCTCTATTCTTCCTTGACCTTATGATAAAGCTGAAGAAGAGCCCGTCTCAACTCATCAAATATCTCTACAGCAAGGTAGGCCCTCACTATTTCGATCGTCTCGATGTTGATTTCCCGCAAGAGGAAAGGGAAGCCATTATGAAACGTCTAACCGATAGCAGGCCCTCCAGCATTGCCGGGACGGCCGTGCGCGAGGTCGAAACGAGAGACGGATTCCGCTTTTTGATGAAGGACGGCAGCTGGCTTCTAATACGCTTCTCCGGCACCGAACCTATCATGCGCATATATTCGGAGAGCGATAGCATGAAAAAGGTAAAGACATTCCTTGGCGAAGGTAAAAAATTGGCAGGTGTAAAATGA
- a CDS encoding NDP-sugar synthase, with protein sequence MKAVILVGGEGTRLRPLTYGTPKPMVPILNRPFLEHMLRYMKSHRIDDVVLAMCYLPDHIRDYFGDGSDFGVKLTYVVESFPLGTAGAVRNVADHLDETFFVFNGDVFTDMNLTEMLETHRKQSSKVTIALTPVDDPSMYGVVETDADGRVKRFVEKPKREEATTNMINAGTYILEPDMLDYIPTNQFYMFEHGLFPLLLERGDPFFSFSSHDYWIDIGTPEKYMKVNGDLLTGEISTDIPGRIYNRNIWAEEGHKIHPRARIDGPVVIGRDCFIEAQAHIIGPTVIGPHCYISADSLVEKSIVWHNVAIGKGTTLRQCIVADSVNIDEDCYIDSGCIIGTKATIEKNSRLAPDTKIMPDEKVSASQGAGS encoded by the coding sequence TTGAAAGCAGTCATTCTAGTAGGCGGAGAAGGAACACGGCTCCGCCCGTTGACATACGGCACGCCAAAGCCTATGGTTCCCATCCTGAACCGCCCTTTCCTGGAACACATGCTCAGGTATATGAAAAGCCACCGCATCGATGATGTGGTGCTGGCCATGTGCTATCTCCCGGACCATATCAGAGATTACTTCGGCGACGGCTCTGATTTCGGAGTGAAGCTGACTTACGTTGTAGAGAGCTTCCCCCTCGGCACCGCAGGAGCAGTCAGGAACGTAGCGGATCATCTGGACGAAACTTTCTTCGTTTTCAACGGCGATGTATTCACCGATATGAACCTGACCGAAATGCTTGAGACACACCGTAAGCAGTCATCGAAGGTGACCATAGCTTTAACGCCGGTCGACGACCCCAGTATGTACGGCGTCGTCGAGACCGATGCCGACGGCCGCGTGAAACGATTCGTCGAGAAGCCCAAGCGTGAAGAGGCAACCACAAACATGATCAATGCAGGAACATATATCCTTGAGCCCGACATGCTGGATTATATTCCCACCAATCAATTCTACATGTTCGAGCACGGCCTCTTCCCTCTGCTTCTGGAGCGCGGCGATCCCTTCTTCAGCTTCTCTTCTCATGACTACTGGATCGATATCGGAACGCCCGAGAAATACATGAAGGTAAACGGCGACCTTCTGACGGGCGAAATCTCAACAGATATTCCGGGCCGCATTTATAACAGAAACATATGGGCCGAAGAAGGACACAAGATACACCCCAGGGCCAGGATCGACGGGCCGGTTGTAATCGGGCGTGATTGCTTCATAGAGGCGCAGGCTCACATTATAGGACCGACCGTAATCGGGCCTCATTGCTATATAAGCGCCGACAGCCTTGTTGAAAAGTCAATTGTGTGGCATAATGTCGCAATCGGCAAAGGAACAACTCTGCGGCAATGCATTGTCGCCGACTCGGTTAACATCGATGAAGATTGTTATATCGACTCCGGGTGCATCATAGGCACCAAAGCTACGATAGAGAAGAATTCAAGGCTGGCGCCGGATACAAAAATCATGCCGGATGAAAAGGTTTCCGCTTCTCAAGGCGCTGGCTCTTAG